In Bacteroidota bacterium, the following proteins share a genomic window:
- a CDS encoding response regulator: MSKKILLAEDDEDNRDLVTFVLQRSRLGAELVIAENGQEAVDKAIEHLPSLILMDMQMPVMDGWTAIPILKGDTRTKHIPIIAFTAQAKPEDKARTLEIGCAEHYSKPMDPEELITLIRKYLADQPA, from the coding sequence ATGAGTAAAAAGATCTTGTTGGCTGAAGATGACGAAGACAACCGCGACCTGGTGACCTTTGTGCTGCAGCGGAGCCGGCTCGGCGCGGAGCTCGTCATCGCAGAGAACGGCCAGGAGGCGGTCGACAAAGCGATCGAACATCTGCCGAGCCTGATCCTGATGGACATGCAGATGCCGGTGATGGACGGATGGACAGCGATCCCGATCCTAAAAGGGGATACGCGGACGAAGCACATTCCCATCATCGCTTTCACCGCGCAGGCAAAACCTGAGGATAAGGCGCGGACACTCGAGATCGGCTGTGCGGAGCACTACTCGAAGCCGATGGACCCGGAAGAGCTCATCACCCTCATCCGAAAATATCTCGCGGACCAGCCCGCGTAA